The DNA segment GAAACGCCGGCGCGCGCGCTGGGTCTACCAACGCAGGGTCGGCTGCGGGTGGGCGCCGACGCGGATCTGGTCTTGTGGGACAACGCCCTCGAAGTGGCGACCACCTTCGTCGGCGGCGTGGCGGTGTTTCAGCGCGGGTGAGCGAAAGCCAGGCGGCCTCCGCGCCGCTCAATGAATGCGCGGGCCGTGCGGCAGGGCCGCCAGGATCTCCGCTTCGCGCGCGGCGAAGTGCGACAGGCGATCGTCGAAGCTGGCCAGGGAAACCAGCGGCGCCGCCAGCTCGAGAAAGATCTCGGCGTGACGTTCTTCGGCGCCGGCCAGGGCGCGATAGAAATCGGCCAGTTGATCTTCCCCGACGCGTTCGAAGCCCGCCGCCAGGAACCCCAGCCGTTCGTGCGAGCGCGCCTCGATGAACGCCGCCGCCAGCAGCGAATCCAGCAAGCGCGCGGGCTCGGCGCCGCGGATCTCCGCCATCAGGCCGCGAGCGTACTGATTCGGTGTATCGGCGCGCGGCACCCAGCCGCGGGCCCCGATCAGCGCCGCCACCTGCACCACGTGGCTGGTCTCTTCGTGCGCCAGCCGCCCCAGCAACGTCACCGACGGACCGCGGTGCGGATAGCGCCGCACCAGCGACAGGGCGTTTTCGGCCGCTTTGCGCTCGCAGTGCAGATGATCGGACAGAAGCATCAGCAGATCGCCGCTGCTGCGCGCGAACCACGCCGGGTGCGTGCACGACCGCAAGATCGACCGCGGACTTTCGCTGACCATCGGCGGGACTGTGGATCGGCGGAGCCGGCAAATCAACCGGACGGCAGCAGCGCGCGCACCTCGGCGATGGTGTTGGCGTCGGCGGCGGTCTTGTCGTCGCGGTAGCGTTTCAAGCGGGCGAAGCGCAGGGCCACGCCGCCCGGGTACTGAGGGCTCACCTGCACGTCGTTGAAGGCGATCTCCACCACCAACTCGGGGCGCACGTAGACGGCCATCCCGTCACGGCCGATCTCGCGCGACAGAAACGCCTCGGTCTGCCAGCGCAGAATCTGATCGGTCATGCCCTTGAACGTCTTGCCCAGCATCAGAAAGCCGCCGTTTTCGGGATCGCGCGCGCCCAGGTGCAGGTTGCTCAGCCAGCCTTGGCGCCGTCCGCTGCCCCACTCGGCGGCCAGCACCACCAGGTCCAGCGTATGAGCCGACTTGATCTTCAACCATTCCTGCCCGCGGCGGCCCGCGCTGTACAGCGACTGCAGGCCCTTGGCCATCACCCCCTCGTGGCCGTCGGCGATGGCGCGGGCGAAGAAAGCGTCGGCAGCGTCGCCGTCGCCGGTGACCAGGCGCGGAACCAGCAGCGCCCCGTCGGGATCAGCGGCGGCCAGCGCTTGCCAGCGATCGGACAGCGGGCGATCGATCAGCGTGTCGTCGTCGATGCGCAGGACGTCGAAGAACGAAACCGCCAGCGGCAGCTCGGCGCGCAGGCGCGGCACGTCCAGGCGGCGGCCGAACCGGCGCATGGTGGTTTGAAACGGCAGCGGTCGTCCGTTCGACGACAGCGCGATGGCCTCGCCGTCCAGAACCAGCCGGCGCGCCGGCAGGGCGGCGACGCGCTCGACGATCTCCGGCACCGCGACGGTGACGCGGTTCTGCTGGCGGCTGAAGACCTCGACGGTGCCGCCGTCCTTGTGCACCTGCACGCGGGCGCCGTCCAGCTTGTACTCGAAGGCGGCCTGGCCCAGGCGTTCCAGCGCCGCGTCGGCGTCCAGCGCGGTGTCGGCCAGCATCGGTTGCACCGACTGAAACAGCTGCAGCTGAAATTGTCCCAGCGCACCCGCGCCGTTTCCCGGGCCGGCGTGTGCCAGCGCCACCGCCACCGCAGGCAACGTTCCCGCCAGCATCATCGCCCGACGAACCGCCGCCGCCTCGACCGAGAACGCGCGCGCCACGGCGTCGGCGACCACGCCTTCCAGCGCGCCATGGCGGACCTCGCCGATGATGAGACGGAGCACCAAGTCTTGCTCGGCCGCAGTGGCTCGCGACAGCAGCGCGCGCAGCAAACCGGCGCGGCGTTCGACCGAGCCGGCGCCGCTTGTGTCCTTGATGGCGGCGAACGTGCGGTCGACATCGGCGAGCTGCAGCGGTTCGGTGGCGGCGTCGACGTTGGGCGCCGTCGGTGTGGCGCGCAGCTCGTGCAGGACCGCGTAGCCAATCCCCAGTCGTCCCTGCGGCAGCTCGCCGGTCAGGTACGCGACGCCGACGCCCACCAGCCGCGGCGGCAACAGGCGGATCAGGTCGGCCAAAAGCGCGACTTTCTCCAGCCGCGAGCGCGTGGCCGCCACCCGGCGCGACGTCTCGACCAGTTGCGAAAGTTGCACGCCAAGAGTCTGTCAGGCGGCGGACGGCGGCGCGACTTGGACGACGCGCAATTGATCTTCCCGCGCCGCCCGCTCAAGTTACCACCATGGCGAACGACGCGACCGCCCTGCCGCAGACCTGGGATCCGCAGCGCTACGCGGAAAACGCGCGCTTTGTGGCCGAACTGGGGATGCCGGTGGTGGCGCTGCTGGATCCGCAGCCGGGCGAACGCATTCTGGATCTCGGCTGCGGCGACGGCTTTCTGACCGCCAAGCTGAAGGAGATGGGCGCCCGGGTGATCGGCGTCGACGCCAGCGCGGCGCAGATCGCGGCGGCGGTGGCGATGGACCTGGACGCGCGCGTGATCGACGGGCAGGCCCTGCCCTTCGCCGGCGAATTCGACGCCGTCTTCAGCAACGCCGCCTTGCACTGGATGAAGGACGCCGACGCGGTCATCGGCGGGGTGTGGCGCGCGCTGGTCCCGGGCGGTCGCTTTGTCGCCGAGTGCGGCGGCGCCGGCTGCGTGGCAACTATCCGCGCGGCCTTGGGGAGGGCGCTGGGCCGGCGCGGAATCGACGCCGATCGGCACAACCCGTGGCGCTTCGCCTCGGCGGAAGACTATCAAGCCCGGCTGCTCCAAGGCGGCTTCGTCGTCGAGAGCATCGCCCTGTTCGCCCGCCCGACGCCGCTGCCGGGCGAGATGACCGCCTGGCTGCAAACCTTCGCCGAAAGTTTTCTGGACCCGCTGCCGCCGACAGAGCGGCCGGTGTTGCTGGCCGAGGTGCAAGATGATCTGCGGCCCGCGCTGTGCGACCCTGCCGGCCACTGGACCGCCGATTACACGCGGGTTCGTTTTCGCGCCATCAAGTCGGCGACCGCGACGACCTAGGTCAGCGATCTCGATCTCGAACCGAATCACCAAGGAGAGTGCCCGTGCCGGAGTACACGCTGTATGGATTTGCCCAATCGGGACACTGTTACAAGGTGGCGCTGTGTCTGGAGCTGGCGGGCGCCGACTGGAAGCCGCGCTTCGTCGATTACTTCAACGGCGAGACGCACACGCCGGCCTATCGGGCCATCAACGTGATGGGCGAAGCGCCGGTGCTCGACCACGGCGACCTGCGCCTGACCCAGTCGGGCGTCATGCTGGATTATCTGGCCGAGCGCTATCCGCAGCTCGCCGTCGAGAAAATCGCGGGCGGCGATCCGGCGCAGCAGCGCGAGGTCCTGCGCTGGCTGCTGTGGGACAACCACAAGTTGACCAGCTACACGGCCACCTTCCGCTATTTTCGCGTCCTGGCCGCCAAGAGCGAGCCCGCCGTGCTGGCGGAGTTCGGCAAACGGGCGCGCGCGGCGTGGACGGTGCTGGACACGCACCTCGGCGGCCGATCGTTCGTGGTCGGTAACCGGCTATCGATCGTCGACCTGTCGATCTGCGGCTATCTCTTCTTCGAAGACGAGCTGGGCGTCGACTGGAACGACTTCCCGAACCTGCGCGACTGGCTGGGGCGGATCCGGGCGCAGCCGCGCTGGAAGCACCCGTACGATCTGCTGCCCGGGCATCCGCTGCAGGGAAAGAAATAAGAACCTGACCGGCCGGCGCCTACGCGCCCACCAGCTGGCGCAGCACATACTGCAGAATCCCGCCGTGCTGGTAGTAGGCGATCTCCTGTGGCGTATCGATGCGCACCAGCGTCTCCACCTCGACCACGCCGCCGTCAGCGCGCGTGGCCCGCACCTTCAGCGTGCGGCCGCCGGCGAAGTTCGAACTCAAAAGCTGCGGCAACCCGACGGTCTCGTACAGCTCCTCGCCGTTCAGACCCAGGTTCTCCGCGTTTTGCCCGGGTAGAAATTGCAGCGGCACGATGCCCATGCCCACCAGGTTCGATCGGTGGATGCGCTCATAGCTCTCGGCGATCACCACGCGCACGCCCAAAAGCAGCGGTCCCTTCGCCGCCCAGTCGCGCGACGATCCGCTGCCATACTCCTTGCCCGCCAGCACCAGCAGCGGCACCTTCTCGGCAGCGTATTTCTCCGACGCGTCGAAGATCGACATCGCCGCTCCATCGGGCAAGTGCCGGGTGACGCCGCCCTCGGTGCCGGGCGCCAGCAGGTTCTTGAGGCGCACGTTGGCGAACGTCCCCCGCACCATCACTTCGTGGTTCCCGCGCCGCGCGCCGTAGGAATTGAAGTCCTTGGCGTCCACGCCGTGAGCCTGCAGATACTTGCCCGCCGGTCCATCCTTCTTGATCGATCCCGCCGGCGAAATGTGATCGGTGGTGACGCTGTCGCCCAGCAGGGCCAGCACGCGCGCCTTTTTGATGTCGACCACCGGCGACGGCGCCTTCTTCATCCCTTCGAAGTAGGGCGGGTGCTTGATGTACGTCGAGTCGCCTTGCCACACGTACGTCTCGCCCTTGGGCACGTCCAGCTTCTGCCAGCGGTCATCGCCTTCGAAGACCACCCCGTACGATCGGGTGAACATCTCGGGCTTGATCGCCGCCGCCATGGTGCGGTTCACCTCGTCGCTGCTGGGCCAGATGTCGCGCAGAAAAACCGGCTTGCCGGCGCGATCGGTGCCAAGCGGTTCCTTGTCCATGTCGATGTCGATGCGCCCGGCCAGGGCGAACGCCACCACCAGCGGCGGTGACATCAGATAGTTCGCCCGCACCTCCGGGTTGATGCGGCCTTCGAAGTTGCGGTTGCCCGACAGCACCGACGCCACCACCAGATCGCGCTCGTCGATGGCGTGCGACACCGGCGCTGGCAGCGGACCTGAGTTACCGATACAGGTGGTACAGCCGTAACCGACGGTGTGAAAGCGCAGTTGTTCCAGGAACGGCGTCAGCTTGGCTTCGTTCAGATACTCGGTGACCACCTTTGATCCGGGCGCCAGCGACGTCTTCACCCACGGCTTGGTCGCAAGGCCCTTCTCGACGGCTTTTTTCGCCAGCAGAGCCGCCGCCACCATCACCGACGGGTTCGACGTGTTGGTGCAGCTGGTGATCGCCGCGATCACCACCGAACCATTTTTCAGCTCGGGCGCCGACGGAACCGCCGGCGCGCCGGCATCGCCGGCGCCGGCTTTCTTCTTCGGCTTGATCAGCGACGGCAGCGCCTGCTCGAACGACTGGCGCGCCGACGACAGGCGCACCCGATCCTGCGGCCGCTTCGGCCCGGCCACGCTGGGCTCGACGGTGCCGAGATCCAGCTCCATGGTGTCGGTGTACGCGGGCGTCTTGTCGCCGTCGCCGCTGCCGAACAGGCCCTGCTCGCGCATGTACGCGTCCACCAGGGCGACCTGTTCCTCGGGACGCCCGGAGAAACGCAGGTAGCGCAGCGTCTCGGCGTCGACGGGAAAGATCCCGCAGGTGGCGCCGTATTCGGGCGCCATGTTGGCGATGGTCGCCCGATCCGCCAGCGACAGCGCCGCCACGCCGTGGCCAAAGAACTCGACGAATTTCCCGACCACGCCCTTTTTGCGCAGGAGCTCGGTCACCACCAGCACCAGATCGGTCGCGGTGGATCCTTCGCGCAGCTTGCCGTGCAGGCGAAAGCCGATCACCTGCGGAATCAACATGGACATCGGCTGGCCCAGCATGGCGGCCTCGGCTTCGATGCCGCCCACGCCCCAGCCCAGAACGCCCAGGCCATTGACCATGGTGGTGTGCGAGTCGGTGCCGACCAGGGTGTCGGGATAGGCCATCGGCAGTGCGCCAGAAACCGCCGGCGCGGTGAAGACCACGCGAGCCAGATATTCCAGGTTCACCTGATGGACGATGCCGGTATCCGGCGGCACCACCGCAAAGTTGCGAAACGCCGACTGACCCCAGCGCAAAAACGCGTACCGCTCTTTGTTGCGCTGAAATTCAATCGCCGCGTTCAGCGACAGCGCTTGCGCCGTTCCGAACTCGTCCACCTGCACCGAGTGATCGATGACCAGCTCGGCCGGCAAAAGCGGGTTGATCTTGGTGGCGTCGCCGCCCAGCTTCTTCATCGCCTCGCGCATCGCCGCCAGATCGACCACCGCCGGCACACCGGTGAAATCCTGCAGCAGCACCCGGCTGGGCTGAAAGGCGATCTCGTCGGCAGGCTCGTCTTTCGGCTGCCAGTTGGCCAGCGTCTTGATGTCCGCGGCGCGCACGGTCCGGCCATCTTCGGTGCGCAGCAAATTCTCCAGCAGGATGCGCAGCGAGAACGGCAAGCGGTCCGGATCCAAGCCAGCCTTCTTCAACGCCGCCAGGCGGTGAAACTGGTACTCCTTGTTCCCGACCTTGAGCGTGGACAACGTGCCGAAGCTGTTCGCCATGAACAAGGATTCTTAGGGTTAGCAGCCGACGTTGTCGAGCGGATCCGTTCAGCGGCGCGGCCAGCGGAGAAAAACCCGCGCCCGCGTGTGACGCGGGTTCATTTCGCCGACCGGCGGGCTGTCATCTTCGACGATGCTGGCTTCGAAACTGACGATGCGATCCTCGGCCCGTCCGGTGCGTTGCGGATAGGCCAGGATCCAGTCCTGGAAGGCCCCCCAGTACTGCGACGAGAACGGAATGCGCGCCGAGTAGTTGAAGAAAAATGAATCGTTGTCCAGGCGGGCGGGGATGGCGGCGGTGCCGGGGTGGCCATACCGGCCGGCCACTTCACTGTACGGATCGACGTGGCGGCCGTCGGCGGTGACCGCTTCGACCACCACGCTCTCGTCGACCACGGGCGCGTCGGGCGCGAACATGGTCCAGGCCTGGATGAGGCGTGGGTACGCCACCAGCATCCTGACGAAGGTCGGCTGCCAGAAGCGCACGCGCGCCGACAACAGCGGGTTGCCGATGAAAAGCTCGGTCATCAGCACCACCAGCATCAGACCGGCGGCGCCCTCGCGGGCGGCCGTGCGCAGACGACGAAGAAAATCGACCGCCGGTACATTGGACGGCCGCGGCAGCGATGGCTGCGGTGCCGAGCCGCACAGTCCGGCGACCACCGCGGCGATCCGCTGCGCGCCTGCCGACAACCGCCGCCCGAGCACCAAAAGCCGTGGCCGCGCCGCCAGCGCCTGCCAGTCCGCCGCGGTCAATAGAAACGGCGCGTACGCCATCATCACCAGCGAGAACACGCCGACGTTGATGAACAGCTGCAACCCAAGGTGCAGCGACACCATGAACACGATGGCGAGGCGCCGGGTGACGGACTGGCGCAGCGGACTCAAGATCAAAAACGGCAGCGCCGTCTCCATCGCCAGGCTGCTGTAGGTCAGCACCCGCGACAACCCCAGCGTCATGTGCGGCCGCATCCACACGCCGAACGCCGTCACCATCCGATCCTGGTGCAGCACCACGTGAACCGCGGTGCCCTGCCGCCAGGTCGCCCCGCCTTTGTGAAGGGCGTTGAACAGGTACGACACCGCCAGTTGCACCAGCAGCGCCAGCACCGCCACCGACAACACCGGCGTCTCGTCCGCGGGCGCGTCGGGCGCAGCGCGCGCGGCCCGCAGCGCATCGACGGAGAACCGCCGCCCGAGAGGCAGGAACATCGTCCACAGCGCCAGCTCGCTGAGCATCCAGTCGCCACCGTTCTCCACCAGCGTGACCCGCCCGTGCAGGCTCCACACCGCGATCGCCGACAGGAACTGGAAAAGACGCGTGCGCCAGCCGACCAGCAAGGCCGCGTACACGATGCCGCACAGGATGAACCCCAGCGCGGCTTCGTCCTCCCACGAGGCCAGAAAAAACAGGGAGAACATCCACTGCGTGGGCGGCCGCCACAGAAGAACGTGATTGGTCAGCAGGCCGTGGTTGGAATACCAAAGCGTCAGGTCCGGGATCCGGCGCAGCAGATCGACCAGCAGCACCAGCGCCAGCGCGATCCGCCCCGCGGCCAGGCTGCGCGGATCGGCGGTCAGGTAACGGCGGGCCAAGGCCTGGCCGAACGCCGCAGCGCTCACGGTCATGGCGGCGGCGCTCCGTGGTGAAGAAAAATACGCCGGCGAACATTGCCGGCCACGGTCTCGCCGGGGGGTGGACTGTCGTCATCGATCACCCAGGCGTCGAACGAGGCGATTCGATCGCCGGCGCGTCCGGTGCGCTCTGGGTGGCGCAGCACCCATTCGACAAACGCCTGGTGATAGACGACGTGATCCGGAATGCGACGCGCGTATTCGGCGAACAGCGCGCTTTCATCCAGGCGCGCCGGGATAGTGGTCAGCGGCAGCGACGGTTCATCGATGCGGCTGCCGGCGGCGTTGAACGGATCGACGTGGCGCCCGTCGCTGGTCAGGGCATCGACGAACACCATCCGGTCACCGGTCGGCGGCTCCGACGCCCACGCCGTCCAGCGCTGGGACAGGCCGCCGTACCCGATCAGCGTCGCCACCAGCGGCGGGCGCAGGTCGCGCAGCGCCGCGGGCACGGCAGGGTTTTCGGCCAGCGCATCGACGGCCAGGGCCAACAACGTCAGCGCCGCCAGCAGCTCGCGCATCTGCGCTGGCCGCGCGCGCAGCCAGCGCCAGCAGCGACAAAGAAAGAAAGCGCCGCCGCCCGACGACGCCTCCGCTGTTCCGTCAACCGCCGCCGTCGCCACGGAGGACGGCGGCCGGGCCGGCACCCCGCACGCCGCCAGTCCCAGCCAGGTGGAAAGGCGCGTCCGGTTGATCGCCACCCGATCGTAGACCCAGACCGCCACGGTGCGGACCAGCGGCAGCCGCAGGAACAGCGCCAGCGGCCAAAAGCCGGGCAAGGTGCGAAAGATCTCGGCGAAGGCATCTGCCCGCAGCCAGCGCCGGCCCGTCACGGGATCCACCACCAGCACCGTCTTTTCCAGCAGTCCCGGCTCGACCGACAGTCCAGCCGGAAACGCCGCCAGGTCGTCGTTCGACAGGAAACGCAGCCGCCCCAGCGTGTCCAGGCGTCGCAAGAGGCGCACCGAAAAAAAACAGATCCCACAATCACCGTCGAAGATGACGAGACGCGTGCGCTGGCGCCGGCGCGCCCAGGCAGCGGCTTGCTCCCAATCTTGCGCCGACAAAAAGAACGGCAGAAACGCCAGCACCGCGACCGCCCAGTTGCCTTGGTTTAACAGCGCGGCGATCGTCGCCACCCAGGTCACCGTTAGCGCGATGCCCAGCCGGCGCGCCCAGACGCGTCCCACTGGCAGCAGCAGCAACACGGCAATCAACAGCGGCGCCAGCCACACGAAACGACTGAGCGCCGACAACAGCGACGGCGACAGCGCCGCGCGCGCCCACGCACCGACGGCGGTGACCACCCGCGCTTGGTGAAGCAGCCAGTGCAGGGCCGACCCGTCACGCCAGGCTGGCCCCGACCGGTTGGCGAACCAGAAGATCAACATGGCCGCGAACTGCAGCAGAAGGCCCGCCACAGCCAGAGACTGCACGGGCGCGGTGTCCGCCGCCGGCGCGCGCGCCGGATCCAGATCCGCTGCCGAGTGATGGGCGCGCCCGCGCAGGCCGGCCACCACCGCGTCGACGGAGAATCGCCGCGACAGCGGCAAGAACAACGTCCACAAGCACAGCGCGCCCAGCGCCACGCTGCCCTCGCCCTCGATCCAGATGATCCGGTTGTGCAGGCTGACCGTGGCCAGCAGGCTCAAGACCTGGAAAAGCCGGGTGCGAAATCCGACCGCCAGGGTGACGAAACAAAATCCGCAGACGAAAAAAAGCAGCGCCGCCTCGTGCGGCAGCGACGCCATGAAGAAGATCGAAAACAGCCGGGGAACAATCGGCTGCCAGAGCACGGTGTGATTCGGCAGCAGCCCCTCGTTGGAATAGAAAAGGGTCAGCTGCGGCCCGCGCGACCACAAATCCACCAGCAACGCCAAGCCCAGCGCGATGCGACCCAAACCCAAGCTGCGCGGATCGATGCAAAGCCAGCCGCGCCATCCGGGACGATCGGCGGTCGGGGGGCGCGGCGGCATCGCGACACTTTACCTGGCAGGCGACCCCACGGGTGGCTCAGCGCGCCAGAAAACCCGGAGAAATCGCGGGTCGACGCTGGGTGTCGATGTCGCCCATTGTATTTAGGCATACGACATAGAGCCGATTGTACTCGCCTGTAGGACGGCGGTTGCTACCATTGAAACGGTCGCACGGACGCCAAGGAGGTCTCACGATGTCGCAGTCAGGTTTCGACGGGTCGAACAGCCACAACGTTGCCGAAGCGGGCGCGCCTGAAAACGCCGTCCATGAAGCATCGAAGCTGATCGAACAGGCGCACGCCGAGATCTTGAAGGCGCGCGATCAGGTCCGCGAGACCATCGGCCTCATCGCCGAGCTGACCCGCATCAGCGCGGTGTTCGAATCCGTCGCCGAAGGGTTGGTCGACGCCACGTTCAAAGCGTCGAACGAAACCACCCGCGGCACGGCCCCGCAGAAAGTGCTGCTGGCGTTCGTCGAGGACCTCGGCGATCTGGCCCGGCGCGCGGTGCTGGGCGCAGGCGACGCCCGCCGCGAAGTGAGCCGCCTCAAGACCAGCGTCGGCCCCGCCGCCGGACCGTTGCAATCCGCCGACAGCGCCATTCGCCAGCTGGGCGAGGCCATCAAGCAGCTGGCCGATCGGCCGGGCGGCGCCGTCCCCCAGCGCATCGAGGTCGAGTACGCCACGCCCTCGCGCCCAAGCGGCAAACCGCGACCGCCGACGCCGCTGGAAGAAGCGTTGACCGCCGGCCTGTTCGTTCCGCGCGGCGCGCGCTCCGGCTTCAAGAACTGACCGTCAACGCAAGCGCCGGCCGCAGTCTCCAGCGCCAGCGACCCGATCGTCGTCACCAGATAGGTCCCGTCGGCGGCCACCGCCAGCGCCTGCGCCGGGCGAGCGGCGCACGGCGTGTCGACCAAGCGGCCGTCGACCAGGCGCTGCGGGTGGCCTCGCGCCAGCACATGCACGTCGCCCGACGACGAGACCGCAAAGCGGGTGATGCCGCCGCCGCCGTTGGTCAGCGTCTCGCCGGCGGCGCGCACGTCATTGCGGCGCACAAGGTTGCCGTCAGCGGTCAGCGTCCAGATGACGGTCTGGTTGGCGGCCAGCTGGATGGCGTCCGCCGCCAGGTGATCGAACCACGGGCGATCCCATTCGCCGGGGTATCGTCGAATTTTGCCGCCGGGAACGATGGCCAGCACACCGAACGGCGTGGCGGCGATCCAGCGAACGCTGGCGTGCCCGAGCGCCTCCAGCCACTCCGGACGGTGCGAATCGGCGATGGAGCACCCCGTGCCCAGGCACGTCGCCACGACCATCATCCACAGGCGCCCGCGCGGCATCTCCACGCCCTATGTACCGCAAACGGCGCGCCCGTTGCCATCCCAGTGCGCGGAGGCCCTTGCTTGGCTTCGGCGAGGCCGGTTGATAAGCTCCCCTTCCCCCGGGCCGGATGTCGTTTGACCATCGAATAATGGGCGACCCCGTTGCCGACAATCCGATGCCCGAGCTGCCGCCGTCGACCGAATCACCAATGTCGTCGCCGCCGGCAGAGGAACCGGCTGCGACCGCAACGACGCCAGCCCCAAAGGCCCCGGCCCACGACGGCGTTCCGGCGCTGACCGGCCTGACCCGCAGCCTGGGACTCCTCGGCCTCGAGGGTTGGTCGGTCGGCTTGTTGGCCTGGGGGGCGCGCGCCGCCTGGCGCCTGTCGGCTTACGCGGTGGCCAACGAGATCACCGCCAAGGGGCGCATCGTGCTGCTGGCCGATATGTTCGGCACCGCGTTCGCCGTCTGCTTGCTGGCCGTGGTTTACATGCTGGTGCGGCGGCGGCGCGCCGATGTCCTCGACGTCGTCGACGGCGTGGCGCGACGGCTGGCGCCGCTGGTCGTGGTCGGGCTGCTGCCGTTCCTGCTGAACTGGTCGATCTGGAGCGGGCGCGAGCTGTCGTTTCTGGTGCTGGCCGCGGTCTTTACCTTGGGCGTGCGGCCGCTTTTGACCATGTCGCTGTCGGCGCCGCCGTTGCTGGGCCAGTCGCTGACGTTGATCGGCCTCGGCGTCGCGCTGCATGCGTTTCGCCACCGGCACGCCCGTTTCTTTGCCCGGCTGCCGCTTTTCATCGTCCTCGGCGGCGCGGTGTATTACGCGGCGTTTTTCGCCTATCACACCATCGTTCATCACCGGAACATCCTCAGCACCAGCCTGGATCTGGGCCTGGAAGACAACCTGGTGTGGAACGCGCTGCACGGCGGA comes from the Polyangia bacterium genome and includes:
- a CDS encoding DCC1-like thiol-disulfide oxidoreductase family protein, which translates into the protein MPPRPPTADRPGWRGWLCIDPRSLGLGRIALGLALLVDLWSRGPQLTLFYSNEGLLPNHTVLWQPIVPRLFSIFFMASLPHEAALLFFVCGFCFVTLAVGFRTRLFQVLSLLATVSLHNRIIWIEGEGSVALGALCLWTLFLPLSRRFSVDAVVAGLRGRAHHSAADLDPARAPAADTAPVQSLAVAGLLLQFAAMLIFWFANRSGPAWRDGSALHWLLHQARVVTAVGAWARAALSPSLLSALSRFVWLAPLLIAVLLLLPVGRVWARRLGIALTVTWVATIAALLNQGNWAVAVLAFLPFFLSAQDWEQAAAWARRRQRTRLVIFDGDCGICFFSVRLLRRLDTLGRLRFLSNDDLAAFPAGLSVEPGLLEKTVLVVDPVTGRRWLRADAFAEIFRTLPGFWPLALFLRLPLVRTVAVWVYDRVAINRTRLSTWLGLAACGVPARPPSSVATAAVDGTAEASSGGGAFFLCRCWRWLRARPAQMRELLAALTLLALAVDALAENPAVPAALRDLRPPLVATLIGYGGLSQRWTAWASEPPTGDRMVFVDALTSDGRHVDPFNAAGSRIDEPSLPLTTIPARLDESALFAEYARRIPDHVVYHQAFVEWVLRHPERTGRAGDRIASFDAWVIDDDSPPPGETVAGNVRRRIFLHHGAPPP